Genomic DNA from Vibrio tubiashii ATCC 19109:
CTATCTACTTAAGTGATTGTTTTATAATGACATCCATGTTGGCATTTGATTTGCTCATACAGGTGGCATTATAAAAATGAATGAGAATTTAAGTTAGGTATCATCTGTTTTTATAAAATTTGTAGGCTAGCTGGATAGTTTCGAATTAATTGGTGTCGAAGCACTATCCGCACGTATAAATAACGATAATAGAAAACAAGGATTTCTAATGACGACTAAGCCGTTACGTTGGTTGCTACCTTTTATCATCTTAGGTGGTGCTTATGCTGGTTATTCAACAATAGCCTCTAGTGCGCCTGAATCTTTAGAAAGTAAGCCCGCCAAGGCACCTCCAACCGTGAAAGTCTCGAAGGTTGCGTCGAGCGATCACAAAGTAGTGATTACTAGCCACGGAGAGCTTCAACCCGTTGAAGTTACGCAGCTTTCTGCTCAAGTGTCCGGTGAAGTGGTTAGCTGGCACCCTAATTTTGTTGTCGGTGGAATTGTTAAGCGTGGTGAAGTCCTGTTTCGTATTGAGAGTGATAACTATCAAGCAGCAGTGCTTCAAGCCGAGGCGCAATTAGCGAGTGCTAGAGCGGCGTTAATCGAGGAGAAAGCAAAGGCTGAAGTAGCAAAGCGTCAAGCTAAAAATCTACCGCAGAAACAGGTCACAGACCTGTATTTGCGTAAACCACAGCTCCTTAGTGCCGATGCGCAAGTGAAGTCAGCCTTAGCAGCGCTTAAACGCGCAAATCGCGATCTGGAAAACTGTAAGGTGGTCGCTCCCTATGATGCGTTAGTAGTGGCGAAAGATATTGGTGTGGGGCAATTCATCTCAGCGGGTGCTCACGTTGCGACGCTTAATAATGTGGAAGCAGGAGAAATTCACATTCCTATCGCAGGGTTCGACAGTGCGTTCTTACCACGAGATTACGCAGGTATCCCAGCTCAAATCATCCAGAGAGGTATCAATAACATTCGCCGTGAAGGCAAGATTGACCGCGATTTAGGCGTGGTGGATAGCAGCACTCGAATGATTAACATGGTCGTCAGGGTCGATAACCCTTATGCGATTGATAGTGAACAAGCACCAATGAAGTTTGGTTCTTATGTTGAGGTTCAATTTGCTGGTAAAGAGTTAAAGCATATCTATCGCCTTCCTCAGGAGCTGGTCAACAATCAACAGGTATGGGTTGTGAATGAACAGAATCAACTTGAGCCACGCGTAGTCAACGTCTTGCGGGCAGAAAAAGAGTTCATGCTGATCAATCAAGGCTTAAGTGATGATGACCAAATCGTATTGACTGTGCCTGAGTACCCGCAAAAAGGGCTGCAAGTCGAAGTCGCGGTTCAAGACAGTTCATCGGATAGGTAGAGGCGAGTCATGGAAGAGAACAAACAGAAAGGTTTGATCGCCTATTTTGCCAATAACTCTGTCGCGGCAAACTTGCTCATGGCCTTTATATTGATCATTGGTACGGTCAGCTTCTTCTTTATCCAGCGTCAGATGTTCCCAAATATTGAAGTGAACTACATCAATGTCAGTGCTCAATATCCGGGGGCTTCACCGCAAGAGATTGAAGAAAGCATCCTGATCAAGTTAGAAGAGTCGCTCAAAGATGTTACGGGCATTAAAAAAGCCGTGTCTAGCGCTTATCGAGGCAGTGGCAACATTGAGCTAGAAATCGGTGTCGATGAAGATATTGATGCTGTGCTTGATAAAGTGAAACAGAAGGTCGATTCGACCTCTAATTTCCCAGACGCAATGGAGCCGATTCAAGTTTACCAATATGAATGGCGACAAGATGTTATTGAGATGGCGTTAGTTGGTGATAGAACCCTGCTTGAACTTAAGCCTATCGCCAAACAAATAGAAGATGAGCTTCTTCAGCTGAATAACGTTGCTCTGGTAGAGCTCGGTGCACCGGAATATGAAATTGCTGTTGAAATAGAGCCTAGAGTTCTACAAAAGTATAGCCTGACACTCAATGATGTCAGCAATGCAATCAAGCGTTACTCAGCGAACTACTCTGCTGGTGAAGTGAGAACCAATGCCGGAATGATCTCGGTTCGAATAGAGAACCAATATTACAAAGGCGAGGAGTTCAGAGCCATTCCAGTCAAGATTGGCGCAAATGGCGGTAAAGTGTTGTTGCAAGATATCGCAACGATCAAAGATGGATTTACGGAAGATGATCGATACTTCCGTTACTCAGGCCAAAACGCAATGTATCTCTCGGTTAAAGCAACCAAAGACCAAAATATGGTGACCGTTGCTGAGTCCGTCAAAGCTTACATCGAGCAGAAAAACCAAACTTTGCCGTCTGACTTAAAAATCAAAACACTGGTCGATATGACCTATTACCTTAACGCTCGCCTCGATATGATGCTCAAGAACCTATTGCAAGGTGCAGTCTTGGTTGCACTCATGCTAAGTATTTTCTTGCGCGTTAAGCTTGCCATGTGGGTGATGATAGGGCTTCCGGTGTGTTTCTTGGGCGCGGTGATGATGATGCCTGCCATTGGCGTGAGTATTAACATCATTTCTTTATTCGCATTTATCATGGTGCTCGGTATCGTTGTTGATGATGCCATCGTCATAGGGGAGAGCGCCTACAGCGAAATTGAAAAAAGTGGCGGCGGTGTAGAAAACGTTGTTCGTGGCGTAAAACGTGTCGCGATGCCAGCAACGTTTGGTGTGCTTACCACTATGGCCGTGTTTGCGCCATTTTTAATGTCAAAAGGCATAGAGAGTGCGTTCTTCTTTGGTATCGCGTCGATTGTGATTCTTTGTCTGTTCTTTAGTTTGATAGAGTCTAAGCTGATTTTGCCCTCGCACTTGGCACACTCTAAGTTTAAGCCAATCAAAAAAGGCAGTTGGCGAGATAGATTCAACACGCGCTTTTTTGGTTTTATCAATGGACCTTACAAAAGGTTTGTAAAGTGGTGTACCCACTGGCGATGGAGTGTGTTTGCCACCTTTGTTGGCGTGTTAGCGATCACCGTCGCTATGGTCATGGCAAGTTACGTCAGAATCGTACCATCACCGAAAGTGCCTCATGACTTTCCAAGCATTAAGTTGGTCATGAATGACAATGTTTCCAGTGAGCAAACCATAGAGGCGCTGAAGCTCATTGAATCGACAGTTTTAACTATTGATCAAGAGATAGAGCAAGAAACGGGTCAGAAGATGATTCGTGACATTCTTACGTTCAGCCAGGGAAGAAAAGAAGGTCGGCTTGTTATTCCGCTTGTCGATGAAGAACTCAGACCGTTTAATACCTTCGAGCTTGCAAGGCGCTGGCGTGAGCGTATGCCAAGTATTCCGGGGCTGAAAATGCTCAACGTGTCCGATAACGTCAATGACGACGAAAAGGGCGATGAGTTCGGTTTCCTACTCTATGGTTCTGATATCGAAAGTCTGAACTCGGCGGGTCGTGAATTAATCCTCAACTTGCAACAACAGAAGGGCTTGTTTGATATCTCGTCGTCCATCGATTCTGGCAGTCAGGAAGTATTACTTTCGCTCGCACCAGTCGCATACGATTTAGGATTAGATCTGTTTGATATTGCGACACAGGTGGGTGGAAGTTTCTATGGTGGCGAAGCGCAGCGAGTTTTACGCGACGGTGAAGAAATCAAAGTCATGGTTCGCTATCCGCAGTTAACCCGTGAGGCTTTCTCTTCATTACGTTATGCAGTGATCACCACGCCTGAAGGCAAGAAAGTCATGTTAGGTGATGTGGTTGAGATTAACCAGAAACCTGGTGTCAGCAGTATACGACGTGAAGGGGGCTATCGAAGTGTGTATGTCTATGGCTCGATTGATGAAGAACTTGTTGAACCGAACCAAATCGTCGAGCAAATCAATGCCGAGGTTATCCCTGATATATTGACTGCTTACCCAGGCGTTAAGAGCGAATTAGGCGGTACAATCGAGGAGCAGCAAGCTCAACAAGACGAGCAAATCATCTTCTTTATCGCAGGTATGATTATTGTTTACATACTGCTAGCCGTTCCGCTAAAGAGTTACACTCAGCCATTAATCATCATGTCGGTGATTCCATTTAGCCTAACAGGCGCAATATGGGGTCACTATTGGTTTGGCTTAGATCTCAGCATGATGTCGACATTCGGTCTTATTGCAGCGGCAGGTGTTGTGGTTAACGACTCTTTG
This window encodes:
- a CDS encoding efflux RND transporter periplasmic adaptor subunit; amino-acid sequence: MTTKPLRWLLPFIILGGAYAGYSTIASSAPESLESKPAKAPPTVKVSKVASSDHKVVITSHGELQPVEVTQLSAQVSGEVVSWHPNFVVGGIVKRGEVLFRIESDNYQAAVLQAEAQLASARAALIEEKAKAEVAKRQAKNLPQKQVTDLYLRKPQLLSADAQVKSALAALKRANRDLENCKVVAPYDALVVAKDIGVGQFISAGAHVATLNNVEAGEIHIPIAGFDSAFLPRDYAGIPAQIIQRGINNIRREGKIDRDLGVVDSSTRMINMVVRVDNPYAIDSEQAPMKFGSYVEVQFAGKELKHIYRLPQELVNNQQVWVVNEQNQLEPRVVNVLRAEKEFMLINQGLSDDDQIVLTVPEYPQKGLQVEVAVQDSSSDR
- a CDS encoding efflux RND transporter permease subunit — encoded protein: MEENKQKGLIAYFANNSVAANLLMAFILIIGTVSFFFIQRQMFPNIEVNYINVSAQYPGASPQEIEESILIKLEESLKDVTGIKKAVSSAYRGSGNIELEIGVDEDIDAVLDKVKQKVDSTSNFPDAMEPIQVYQYEWRQDVIEMALVGDRTLLELKPIAKQIEDELLQLNNVALVELGAPEYEIAVEIEPRVLQKYSLTLNDVSNAIKRYSANYSAGEVRTNAGMISVRIENQYYKGEEFRAIPVKIGANGGKVLLQDIATIKDGFTEDDRYFRYSGQNAMYLSVKATKDQNMVTVAESVKAYIEQKNQTLPSDLKIKTLVDMTYYLNARLDMMLKNLLQGAVLVALMLSIFLRVKLAMWVMIGLPVCFLGAVMMMPAIGVSINIISLFAFIMVLGIVVDDAIVIGESAYSEIEKSGGGVENVVRGVKRVAMPATFGVLTTMAVFAPFLMSKGIESAFFFGIASIVILCLFFSLIESKLILPSHLAHSKFKPIKKGSWRDRFNTRFFGFINGPYKRFVKWCTHWRWSVFATFVGVLAITVAMVMASYVRIVPSPKVPHDFPSIKLVMNDNVSSEQTIEALKLIESTVLTIDQEIEQETGQKMIRDILTFSQGRKEGRLVIPLVDEELRPFNTFELARRWRERMPSIPGLKMLNVSDNVNDDEKGDEFGFLLYGSDIESLNSAGRELILNLQQQKGLFDISSSIDSGSQEVLLSLAPVAYDLGLDLFDIATQVGGSFYGGEAQRVLRDGEEIKVMVRYPQLTREAFSSLRYAVITTPEGKKVMLGDVVEINQKPGVSSIRREGGYRSVYVYGSIDEELVEPNQIVEQINAEVIPDILTAYPGVKSELGGTIEEQQAQQDEQIIFFIAGMIIVYILLAVPLKSYTQPLIIMSVIPFSLTGAIWGHYWFGLDLSMMSTFGLIAAAGVVVNDSLVMTDYVNQVRARGVAIKEAVIEAGCARFRAITLTSITTFVGVLPIMFETSLQAKFVIPMAVALGFAVLFATLLTLILVPCLYLMLEDIKGIFARLKRLITRNKSQAEILS